The Deinococcus roseus genome contains a region encoding:
- the holA gene encoding DNA polymerase III subunit delta: MILAFSGHRFLIEDALRREVQKQGLNHREVTRLSAEEISLETVLPHLQSSLFGVSGVILDFEGLKNPKDVIEVCGKSDAVVAIIDPAAPAGRIKSYEKLGQHFPLPSPTKTGDIAGWVMARAKHHKLSLDKDAAFWLAEVFQSDLASIESELYKLTLIAEGKVDVALVRKTVNLNPPGDSFQMLGAATAGNTREALSQLDRLMGSGEDPFKLLGAVVWQYSLVARCVALRQENPGIQENEAAQKLGTKPFPTRKALEVARKLNEARIRVHLERILEADFAMKSGLDAVSTLERLMVQLSLQ; encoded by the coding sequence ATGATCCTTGCTTTCTCTGGCCACCGTTTTTTGATCGAAGATGCCCTCAGGCGTGAAGTGCAGAAGCAGGGCCTCAACCACCGGGAGGTCACCCGCCTGTCTGCAGAGGAAATCAGCCTGGAAACAGTGTTGCCCCACTTGCAGAGCAGTCTGTTCGGGGTCAGCGGGGTCATTCTGGACTTCGAGGGCCTGAAAAATCCCAAGGATGTCATCGAGGTGTGTGGCAAATCGGATGCAGTGGTCGCCATCATTGATCCTGCCGCTCCAGCAGGACGCATCAAATCCTATGAAAAACTGGGGCAGCATTTCCCTCTCCCCTCCCCCACCAAGACCGGAGACATTGCGGGCTGGGTGATGGCCCGCGCCAAACACCACAAACTGTCTCTGGACAAAGATGCAGCATTCTGGCTTGCAGAAGTGTTCCAGAGCGATCTGGCCAGCATCGAGAGTGAGCTCTACAAACTGACCCTGATTGCAGAAGGCAAGGTGGATGTGGCTCTGGTGCGCAAAACCGTGAACCTCAACCCGCCAGGAGATTCTTTTCAGATGCTGGGGGCCGCCACTGCAGGAAACACCAGGGAAGCCCTCTCTCAGCTGGACAGGCTGATGGGCTCTGGAGAGGATCCCTTCAAGCTGCTGGGCGCTGTGGTGTGGCAGTACAGTCTGGTGGCCCGTTGTGTGGCCCTCAGGCAGGAAAATCCGGGCATTCAGGAGAACGAGGCAGCACAGAAGCTGGGCACCAAGCCCTTTCCCACCAGGAAAGCACTGGAAGTGGCCCGCAAACTCAATGAGGCCAGAATCCGGGTGCATCTGGAAAGGATTCTGGAGGCCGATTTCGCCATGAAAAGCGGCCTCGATGCAGTCAGCACCCTGGAACGCCTGATGGTGCAGCTCAGTTTGCAGTGA
- a CDS encoding DJ-1/PfpI family protein yields the protein MRFGMLIYPGVSEYELGVFTSVLSYAKQARTDVEICTLARTRGSIQTSGGLVLTPHYAYPSAPDFTVLMVPSGNQVQKHARDALTRQYLQHHPTHYAAVGSGIIFLGESGLIKGKQVATSAELESLVWMYEPSDVQTQPAAALEGNYFAESQGQVLDLAFSVVADHFDAGVTSLVRSRFTAN from the coding sequence GTGCGTTTTGGCATGCTGATCTACCCGGGTGTCAGCGAGTATGAACTGGGGGTGTTCACCAGCGTGCTCAGTTATGCGAAGCAGGCCCGCACAGATGTGGAAATCTGCACCCTGGCCCGCACCAGAGGCTCCATCCAGACCAGTGGGGGTCTGGTGCTCACCCCACACTATGCTTACCCATCGGCTCCAGACTTCACGGTGCTGATGGTTCCCTCTGGAAACCAGGTGCAAAAACACGCCCGTGATGCCCTGACCCGGCAGTACCTGCAACACCATCCCACCCATTACGCAGCTGTGGGTTCAGGCATCATTTTTCTGGGAGAATCGGGCCTGATCAAAGGCAAACAGGTTGCCACCTCGGCGGAACTGGAATCGCTGGTCTGGATGTATGAGCCATCAGATGTGCAAACCCAGCCTGCCGCTGCTCTGGAAGGCAACTATTTTGCGGAAAGCCAGGGACAGGTGCTGGATCTGGCCTTCTCGGTGGTGGCAGACCACTTTGATGCCGGGGTGACCTCGCTGGTGCGCTCCCGTTTCACTGCAAACTGA
- the dxr gene encoding 1-deoxy-D-xylulose-5-phosphate reductoisomerase — translation MHTLSILGSTGSIGTQSLEVARRRGYRIQGLAAGKNLQLLQAQVQEFQPELVSVDPEIYQEAKALLSETRVVSDPCEVAALPTEIVVGAIPGLAGLAPTRRALQRGAAVALANKESMVVAGPLMWDLLQQHGGRITPVDSEHSALYQCLVGEQLSEVKELIITASGGPFRTGPADLAEVTPQMALKHPTWAMGAKVTIDSSTLMNKGLEVLEAHYLYGLDLDHVGVLVHPQSIIHALVRFQDGNLKAHLGPPNMQLPIQYGIDGALQGMRFAGDVHEAPRHVAPFTDFSMARTLELFEVDRQRFPCLDLAYAAGRTGGVAPVALNAADEIAVEAFLQNKIRYTDIPVVIEKVLQECPDQSLSWESIFEVDQWARARSQEILWA, via the coding sequence ATGCATACCCTCAGCATTCTAGGTTCAACCGGGTCCATCGGCACGCAGTCGCTGGAGGTGGCCCGCAGGCGTGGGTACCGCATCCAGGGGCTTGCGGCAGGCAAAAACCTTCAACTTCTCCAGGCGCAGGTTCAGGAATTTCAGCCTGAACTGGTCAGCGTGGATCCCGAAATTTACCAGGAGGCCAAAGCCCTCCTTTCTGAAACCCGTGTGGTCTCTGACCCCTGTGAGGTGGCAGCACTGCCCACAGAAATTGTGGTGGGTGCGATTCCTGGTCTTGCTGGACTGGCCCCAACACGCAGAGCTTTGCAGCGTGGGGCTGCTGTGGCCCTGGCCAACAAGGAGAGCATGGTGGTGGCTGGACCCCTGATGTGGGACCTCCTGCAGCAACATGGAGGCCGCATCACCCCCGTGGACAGCGAGCACAGCGCCCTCTACCAGTGCCTGGTTGGAGAACAGCTTTCTGAGGTCAAGGAACTCATCATCACAGCGTCTGGAGGGCCGTTCAGGACTGGACCTGCAGATCTTGCTGAGGTGACCCCCCAGATGGCCCTGAAGCATCCCACCTGGGCCATGGGGGCCAAGGTGACCATCGACAGTTCCACCCTGATGAACAAGGGTCTGGAGGTGCTGGAGGCCCATTACCTGTATGGTCTGGACCTGGACCATGTGGGGGTGCTGGTGCATCCCCAGAGCATCATTCATGCCCTGGTGCGGTTTCAGGATGGCAACCTCAAAGCCCATCTGGGACCCCCAAACATGCAGCTTCCCATCCAGTACGGCATCGATGGAGCGTTGCAGGGCATGCGCTTTGCAGGAGATGTGCATGAGGCACCGCGCCATGTTGCTCCTTTCACTGACTTTTCCATGGCCCGCACGCTGGAACTCTTTGAAGTGGACCGCCAGCGCTTTCCCTGTCTGGATCTGGCTTATGCCGCAGGTCGCACAGGTGGCGTGGCCCCCGTGGCCCTGAATGCCGCAGATGAAATTGCCGTGGAGGCTTTCTTGCAGAACAAAATCCGTTATACCGACATCCCTGTTGTGATTGAAAAGGTGCTGCAAGAGTGTCCTGATCAATCCCTCAGCTGGGAATCCATTTTTGAAGTGGACCAGTGGGCCCGCGCCCGCAGCCAGGAGATTTTATGGGCCTGA
- the lepB gene encoding signal peptidase I, whose product MLKRFLKEWVLLTFLPLYLILTFVLTFGTVSGESMEPTLYDGERLLVLKYPRWLTVWGILRSFPQHGQLLVLKAPADSEYAIEKGWFGLEHRPYMVKRLIGKPGDTLEIREGEVWLNGKKLPEPYASEARGADSLPEIKLKEDEYFVLGDNRATGSSVDSRYYGPVKFSDLAGPVVPLF is encoded by the coding sequence GTGCTGAAACGTTTCCTCAAAGAATGGGTGCTGCTGACCTTCCTGCCCCTCTACCTGATTCTGACTTTTGTCTTGACCTTTGGGACCGTGAGTGGAGAAAGCATGGAGCCCACCCTATACGATGGAGAGCGCTTGCTGGTGCTGAAATACCCCAGATGGTTGACAGTCTGGGGCATCCTGCGCAGCTTCCCTCAACATGGGCAGTTGCTGGTGCTCAAAGCCCCTGCAGACAGTGAATATGCCATCGAAAAAGGCTGGTTTGGTCTGGAACACCGCCCTTACATGGTCAAACGCCTGATTGGAAAACCCGGAGACACCCTGGAAATTCGGGAAGGGGAAGTGTGGCTCAACGGCAAAAAACTCCCCGAGCCTTATGCCAGTGAGGCACGGGGAGCAGACAGTTTGCCAGAAATCAAGCTCAAAGAAGATGAATATTTTGTGCTGGGAGACAACAGGGCCACCGGAAGCAGTGTGGACTCCAGATATTACGGCCCGGTGAAGTTTTCAGATCTGGCAGGACCTGTGGTTCCGCTGTTCTGA
- a CDS encoding CTP synthase — MKYIFVTGGVVSSLGKGVVTSSLGALLRARGYKVTAVKIDPYINIDAGTMRPYEHGEVFVTSGGSETDLDIGNYERFLDMDIPEGSNITTGQVYQTVIRKERAGEYLSQTVQVIPHITDEIKFRIRAAGERAGAEIVIVEVGGTVGDIESTPFLEAIRQMRFDEGVENTMFVHVTLVPYLETSHEFKTKPTQHSVATLRSVGISPDAIIVRSKVELPQDIAKKIALFTSVMPGRVFTSYDVSNIYELPIAFDEQGLGRVVEKQLELEKVTANLSVWQNAVQVMKRPGNEVTIAIAGKYTAMPDAYKSLLESLEHAAIANNARLNVKWVNTEDVTDEDIAEHFEGTDAILVPGGFGIRGIEGKIRTAQYARENQVPYLGICLGMQIAVIEYARNICKLEQANSSEFDQYTHHQVIGLMPEQMEVEGMGGTMRLGDWPMKVEPGTKLGEIYGVPQGGTVMERHRHRYEVNPEYVQQLKDAGLVISGVTPGMKGRGAGLVEAIELKGHPFFVALQSHPEFKSRPMRPSPPFKAFLAAALKHQAQS; from the coding sequence ATGAAATACATCTTCGTGACAGGCGGCGTGGTGTCCAGCCTTGGCAAAGGCGTGGTCACCAGTTCACTCGGGGCACTCTTGCGTGCCAGAGGCTACAAAGTCACTGCAGTCAAAATCGATCCTTACATCAACATCGATGCTGGAACCATGCGCCCTTACGAGCACGGAGAGGTGTTTGTGACCTCCGGGGGCAGCGAGACCGACCTCGACATCGGGAACTACGAGCGCTTCCTGGACATGGACATCCCAGAAGGCTCCAACATCACCACCGGACAGGTGTACCAGACCGTGATCCGCAAAGAGCGTGCTGGAGAGTACCTGTCCCAGACCGTGCAGGTGATTCCCCACATCACCGACGAGATCAAGTTCCGCATCCGTGCTGCTGGTGAGCGTGCAGGTGCAGAAATTGTGATTGTCGAGGTGGGTGGAACCGTCGGTGACATCGAGAGCACCCCATTCCTGGAAGCCATCCGCCAGATGCGTTTTGATGAGGGTGTCGAGAACACCATGTTCGTGCATGTGACGCTGGTGCCTTACCTGGAAACCAGCCATGAATTCAAGACCAAACCCACCCAGCACAGCGTGGCCACCCTGCGCAGCGTTGGCATTTCGCCCGACGCCATCATTGTGCGCTCCAAGGTGGAGTTGCCCCAGGACATCGCCAAGAAGATTGCGCTGTTCACCAGTGTGATGCCCGGACGGGTGTTCACCAGTTATGACGTTTCCAACATCTACGAGCTTCCCATTGCCTTCGATGAGCAGGGTCTGGGCCGTGTGGTGGAGAAGCAACTGGAACTGGAAAAAGTCACGGCCAACCTGAGCGTATGGCAGAACGCCGTGCAGGTCATGAAGCGCCCTGGCAACGAGGTGACCATTGCCATTGCAGGCAAATACACCGCCATGCCCGATGCTTACAAGAGCCTGCTGGAATCTCTGGAGCACGCTGCCATTGCCAACAATGCCAGATTGAACGTCAAATGGGTCAACACCGAGGACGTGACTGACGAGGACATCGCAGAGCACTTTGAAGGCACAGACGCCATTCTGGTGCCAGGAGGCTTCGGGATCCGGGGGATTGAAGGGAAAATTCGCACCGCCCAGTATGCCCGTGAAAACCAGGTGCCCTACCTGGGGATCTGCCTGGGCATGCAGATTGCCGTGATTGAATACGCCAGAAACATCTGCAAACTGGAACAGGCCAACTCCAGTGAGTTCGACCAGTACACCCACCACCAGGTGATTGGCCTGATGCCCGAGCAAATGGAAGTGGAAGGCATGGGGGGCACCATGCGTCTGGGAGACTGGCCCATGAAAGTGGAGCCTGGCACCAAACTGGGCGAGATTTATGGGGTGCCGCAGGGGGGCACCGTGATGGAACGCCACCGTCACCGTTATGAGGTGAACCCCGAGTACGTGCAGCAATTGAAAGATGCCGGTCTGGTGATCTCTGGTGTGACCCCTGGCATGAAAGGCCGGGGTGCCGGTCTGGTGGAAGCCATCGAACTGAAAGGGCATCCTTTCTTTGTGGCCTTGCAGTCCCACCCAGAGTTCAAATCCCGTCCCATGCGTCCCAGCCCTCCCTTCAAAGCGTTCCTGGCCGCAGCCCTGAAGCATCAGGCCCAGTCCTGA
- a CDS encoding HEAT repeat domain-containing protein, with product MATLFGLGRRNNKSNDTDWSMLEDALGPADAIPSLIKSLESEDRKSRQTALEALEDRLIHQGAFVFEATPHAVPVMVKALENEDLLDRYAIVRMLIKIGHGVSVFEQFDQSDALQDAMKQQLNTPEMMEQRKRNDEWVQSAHRAVRGAVPMIEKLLLSSDRRLRSWATFFLGEFGVEDPRVLAALMGIMRSDTNSHVRATGAFAVSRGTPAPVVAGEIKNALDKEGHPLTRLVMAMSLARLLKEYTPEEVEQSIVKALVEPEMVEEAYADLPWVQNKLHVDVIACLSILGEEALQRTLNALSASDKDTATASVKPLLNRLLMSVFYKRPKQTPEALTLRQKQTIMYLTSHKNLWSDHYESSLKDILKAFKLPTDRMELIQYVGMTPSA from the coding sequence ATGGCCACGCTCTTTGGACTGGGGCGCAGAAACAACAAGTCCAACGATACCGACTGGTCCATGCTCGAAGACGCTCTGGGACCTGCAGACGCCATTCCCAGCCTGATCAAGTCCCTGGAATCCGAGGACCGCAAGAGTCGCCAGACTGCCCTGGAAGCACTGGAAGACCGCTTGATTCACCAGGGTGCCTTCGTGTTCGAGGCCACCCCCCACGCCGTCCCTGTGATGGTGAAAGCGCTGGAAAACGAAGACCTGCTGGACCGCTACGCCATCGTGCGCATGCTGATCAAGATCGGCCACGGGGTCAGTGTCTTCGAACAGTTTGACCAGTCCGATGCGCTGCAAGACGCCATGAAGCAACAGCTCAACACCCCCGAGATGATGGAACAGCGCAAACGCAACGACGAATGGGTGCAGTCCGCCCACCGTGCTGTGCGGGGTGCCGTTCCCATGATCGAGAAGCTGCTGCTCTCTTCTGATCGCCGTTTGCGTTCCTGGGCCACCTTCTTCCTCGGTGAATTCGGCGTGGAAGACCCCCGTGTGCTGGCAGCCCTGATGGGCATCATGCGCAGCGACACCAACTCCCACGTGCGTGCCACTGGTGCATTTGCTGTTTCTCGCGGCACCCCTGCTCCTGTGGTGGCCGGTGAAATCAAAAACGCTCTGGACAAAGAAGGCCACCCCCTCACCCGACTGGTGATGGCCATGAGCCTGGCCCGACTGCTCAAGGAATACACCCCCGAAGAAGTCGAGCAGTCCATTGTGAAAGCCCTGGTCGAGCCTGAAATGGTCGAGGAAGCCTATGCCGACCTCCCCTGGGTGCAGAACAAACTTCACGTGGATGTGATTGCCTGCCTTTCCATCCTGGGAGAAGAAGCCCTGCAGCGCACCCTCAATGCCCTCTCTGCTTCCGACAAGGACACTGCTACCGCCAGCGTCAAACCCCTGCTCAACCGCCTGCTGATGTCCGTGTTCTACAAGCGTCCCAAGCAGACCCCAGAAGCGCTTACCCTGCGTCAGAAACAGACCATCATGTACCTGACCAGCCACAAGAACCTGTGGAGCGACCATTACGAGTCCAGCCTGAAAGACATCCTCAAAGCCTTCAAACTGCCCACCGACCGCATGGAACTGATTCAGTACGTGGGCATGACCCCCAGTGCCTGA
- the ruvA gene encoding Holliday junction branch migration protein RuvA, with the protein MIAYLEGTVKATRESSVIVLCAGVGYEVFVSRPTLDKCKAGEVVELFTRMVVREDAMTLYGFHHVDLQQMFDILTGVSGVGPKLALAMLSQLPLQILAGAILDGDSKLLSSVSGVGKRTAERLVLELQGKIPEQFRAGSTTRKTPLHRNPHERDAIDALVALGYREVQVRTVIAELLSEQPEATTDLLIRKGLSKLK; encoded by the coding sequence GTGATTGCTTACCTGGAAGGAACCGTCAAAGCCACTCGGGAAAGCTCCGTGATCGTGCTGTGTGCAGGTGTGGGCTACGAGGTGTTCGTGTCCCGTCCCACCCTGGACAAATGCAAGGCAGGTGAGGTTGTAGAGCTTTTCACCCGCATGGTGGTCCGTGAAGATGCCATGACCCTTTACGGGTTTCACCATGTGGACCTGCAGCAAATGTTTGATATCCTGACCGGGGTTTCTGGTGTGGGTCCCAAACTGGCCCTGGCCATGCTGTCCCAGCTCCCCTTACAGATTCTTGCAGGGGCCATTCTGGATGGCGACAGCAAACTGCTTTCCAGTGTCTCTGGTGTGGGCAAAAGAACTGCTGAGCGCCTGGTTCTGGAATTGCAAGGCAAGATTCCTGAGCAATTCAGAGCAGGCAGCACCACCCGAAAAACCCCTCTGCACCGCAATCCCCATGAGCGGGATGCCATCGATGCACTGGTGGCCCTTGGCTACCGCGAAGTGCAGGTGAGGACCGTGATCGCTGAATTGCTGTCTGAGCAGCCGGAAGCCACCACAGATCTGTTGATTCGCAAGGGGCTCTCCAAGTTAAAATGA
- a CDS encoding phosphatidate cytidylyltransferase, which translates to MTENATPTPGKPPESMQSRVFYGLTAFGVTLLVLYLGTWALFPVLIAAALIAQHEFASMLRKRDVDVRYKTLMVSSILIILASSTRLPEVPWIGGSWREVALTASILTIIIMEVVEPGERPLERIVYSLFGLLYIPWLLGYFLLLRETPNMQDGFGYLVMPLIASFATDTGGLFFGRLFGRRKLAPDLSPGKTVEGAIGGIAFSFVMVFGFGRIFDTFLFGLNVWDALLFSLLISSAAQLGDLAESMIKRALNVKDSGNFLPGHGGLLDRLDSLLFSVPVAYLFVTMVVTK; encoded by the coding sequence ATGACTGAAAACGCCACGCCCACCCCCGGTAAACCTCCAGAAAGCATGCAGTCCAGGGTGTTTTACGGCCTGACTGCCTTTGGGGTCACGCTTCTGGTGCTGTACCTGGGCACCTGGGCATTGTTTCCGGTCCTGATTGCTGCTGCCCTGATTGCCCAGCACGAGTTTGCCAGCATGCTGCGCAAACGGGATGTGGATGTCCGGTACAAGACCCTGATGGTGTCCTCCATTCTGATCATCCTGGCCAGCAGCACCCGCCTTCCCGAGGTTCCCTGGATCGGAGGAAGCTGGCGCGAGGTGGCCCTGACCGCCAGCATCCTGACCATCATCATCATGGAGGTGGTGGAACCCGGAGAGCGTCCTCTGGAACGCATCGTTTATAGCCTGTTCGGGCTGCTGTACATCCCGTGGTTGCTGGGGTACTTTTTGCTGCTCCGGGAAACCCCCAACATGCAGGACGGCTTCGGTTATCTGGTGATGCCCCTGATTGCTTCCTTTGCCACCGACACCGGAGGATTGTTCTTTGGACGGCTTTTTGGACGCAGGAAACTGGCCCCGGACCTCTCTCCGGGCAAAACGGTGGAAGGGGCCATCGGAGGGATTGCCTTCAGTTTTGTGATGGTGTTCGGGTTTGGCCGGATTTTTGACACCTTCCTGTTTGGTCTGAACGTGTGGGATGCCCTGCTGTTCTCTCTGTTGATCTCCAGTGCAGCCCAGCTGGGTGACCTGGCCGAAAGCATGATCAAACGCGCCCTCAACGTCAAGGACTCGGGGAATTTTCTGCCTGGTCACGGAGGCTTGCTGGACCGTCTGGACAGTTTGCTGTTCTCGGTGCCGGTGGCTTATTTGTTTGTGACCATGGTGGTGACGAAATAA
- the frr gene encoding ribosome recycling factor, with protein MQKALESLENNLAVLRTGRANPGMLKKITVEYYGTTMPLDQVAGVTTPDARTLLISPWDRGVLNLIEKAIRDSDLGLNPNNKGDAIFIQVPVLTEERRKDLVKNAKAYAEDGRVSVRNIRKKALEEVKKLEKTTGEDEIKKAQEEIQKITDEYIKKVDEVLAKKEQDILN; from the coding sequence ATGCAGAAGGCACTGGAGTCCCTGGAAAACAACCTGGCTGTGCTGCGCACTGGCCGTGCAAATCCTGGCATGCTCAAGAAAATCACCGTCGAGTACTACGGCACCACCATGCCCCTCGACCAGGTGGCTGGCGTGACCACCCCGGATGCCCGCACCCTGCTGATCAGCCCCTGGGACCGTGGTGTGCTCAACCTGATCGAGAAAGCCATTCGGGACTCAGACCTGGGCCTCAACCCCAACAACAAAGGGGATGCCATCTTCATTCAGGTGCCGGTGCTCACCGAGGAGCGCCGCAAGGACCTGGTGAAGAACGCCAAAGCCTACGCCGAAGATGGCCGGGTTTCTGTGCGCAACATCCGCAAGAAAGCCCTGGAAGAAGTGAAGAAGCTGGAAAAAACCACCGGCGAAGACGAAATCAAAAAAGCCCAGGAAGAAATCCAGAAAATCACTGACGAGTACATCAAAAAAGTCGATGAAGTGCTGGCCAAAAAAGAGCAAGACATCCTCAACTGA